The genomic stretch CTGCCCGTACAGCCATATCAACAGGAAGCCTCCAGACCATGTTGTTATTATCCCCAGAAACACCAGTGATGTGGTAGAGACTCTCTTGAACTGAAAGTAAAGCAGCAGAAAAATCAGAAAAAGAGCCAGAGGCAGCACAAGAGCAAGTGTCTTCTCAGAACGCACCTGATTCTCGTAACTTCCGGAAAACTGATAGGAAACTCCTGCAGGCAGTTTCAGTTCTCCGGAATCAATTTTACTTTTAATATAGGACTCAGCCGCTTTCACAACATCCACTTCAGCGTACTGAGGCTTTTTATCAAAAAGAACATAGCTGGTAAGAAATGTCTCCTCCCCCTTTATCATGTCCGGCCCGCGCCTGTATGAAACTGATGCAATCTGTCCTAATGGAATCTGAGCACCATCTATCGCAGGGACAAGTATCCTTTGAAGTGTCTCAGGATTATCCCTCAATTCTCTTGGATAACGTACCCTCACCCCATACCTTTCACGCCCCTCTATAGTGCTGGTAATCCCTTTCCCCCCTGCAGCAATCTCGATTACATTCTGAACATCCTCGATTCTAAGCCCGTAGCGGCCGATTGCCTCCCTGTCAATATTTATCTCCAGATAAGGTTTACCCGCGATCCTGTCGGCAATCACTGCAGATGGTTCAACCAGCGGAACTTCTTTCAACAGTTCCCCCAGCTTTATCCCCACCTCTTCAATAGCCTCCAGTGATGGACCCTTTACTTTGATACCCATTGGAGCCCTCATACCGCTCTGAAGCATCACTATTCTGGCTGCAATAGGCTGCAACCGGGGAGCACTGGTGACACCTGTCATCTTTGCTGCTTTCACAATCTCTTCCCAGATCTGATCCATATGCCGTATCTCAGGTCTCCATTGACGAAATGGTTTTCCACCCTTATCTGGAATCAGTCTGCCTTTTTCATCAAGAACAAACTCCTTTTTCTTTTTGTCATATTTGTATCTCACTCTCCTGCCGGCCTGGTCGAGAATGTATTCAGGTTTCACAGTTATTACAGTTTCGAACATGGAAGTTGGAGCCGGATCAAGAGCGCTCTCCACCCGTCCGATTTTCCCAACTACACTCTCCACCTCGGGAATCGCCTTGATAAACACATTCTGCTGATTCATGATCTCCTGTGACGCACCAAGCGAAAGATGTGGCATTACAGTTGGCATGTAAAGAAACGATCCCTCGTCAAGGGGAGGCATGTATTCCTTGCCCAGTCCCGGGAATGCATGGGCCAGAGCCACAACAGGTCTGGTATGACTGATAAATTCCGGCAGGAAAAAGAAAACCCTGGAAAAACCCAGCCACACACATGCTCCTGTCAACACAATTAAAAAAACCGGCAGAACAAATGCATATTTTCTCTCTAAAAACCAGGACAGAAACCGGGGATAGTACTTTCCAAACTGTGAAAACAACCCCATTAATCCTCCAATAAATACAGCTACAAAGAGTATGTTTGAAAGGGTGGATCTCCCCGCACCAAGAGGGAGCCATTTAAGTGCCAGAAGTAAAGCTATAACAGCTACACAAATACCATTCAGAATCAGAGGTAATCTCATTTTCCATCTATCCGGAAGATAGTTAACCAATAGGAATCGTGTTCCGGACGCGACTGTAATCAATCCAACCCACCAGGAGAGCTTTATCATCACCGCAATACCTGCAATGATTGCAAAGATGCTCCAGAAGACCCTTGTCCTTGTACCGATTTTCTTTTTCATGAAAAGAATGTGTGCCAGCGGGGGTATTATAGTAAGCGCAACTATTATCGATGACGCAAGAGCGAATGTCTTTGTGTATGCCAGAGGCTTGAAGAGTTTTCCCTCCGATGCTGTCATCATAAAAACCGGCAGAAAACTGACAATAGTCGTTGAGCATGCAGTCAGAATCGCCCCTCCAACCTCAGATGCGGCACGATAAACTACATTTTTTACATCCTCATCTCTGGAAGCTGCATCCAAATGCTTAATAGTATTCTCAGTGAGAATTATCCCCATATCTACTATGGTTCCAATAGCTATAGCTATCCCTGAGAGCGATACTATGTTGGCATCGACACGAAAAAGCTTCATACCAATGAAACTCATCAGAACCGCCAGAGGTAAAACACCCGATATGAGAACCGAGCTTCCCAGATTGTTAACCATAATGAGAATAACAATGATGGTTATGAGTATCTCCAGGTAAATGGCCTCGTTTAGTGTTCCAAGCGTCTCTTTTATCAATCCCGTACGGTCATAAAAAGGGACAATTTTTACCTGGCTTTCGGTACCATCAGCGAGAGTTTTCACAGGCAGTCCGGGCGAAATCTCCCCAATTTTCTGTTTTACATTTTTAATAGTCTGAAGAGGATTTTTGCCATACCTTGAAACAACCACTCCCCCTACCGCTTCCACACCCTCTTTATCGAGTGTCCCTGTTCTCAGAGCCGGCCCCAGCGTAACCTTCGCTACATCTTTCACTCTGACAGGAGTGTTATTCCTGACTTTGATAACAGCACTCTCAAGATCTGAAATAGTCTTTACAAATCCGATACCCCTGATCATGTACTCGACTCTGTTTATCTCGACAGTCCGCGCACCCACATCCATATTACTCATCCGAACTGCATGATATACCTGCTCCAGCATTACATCGTGAGCACGCATGGCATCCGGATCGACATCGATCTGGTACTCCTTTACAAATCCCCCGATAGAGGCAACCTCGGAGACTCCTTCTGCTGAAGCAAGCGCATAACGTACATGCCAGTCCTGAATTGAACGCAGTTCCTGGGGATCCCAGCCACCGGTAGGATTTCCATCCTTATCCCTGCCCTCGAGAGTATACCAGAAGATCTGCCCCAATGCTGTAGCATCAGGGCCCAGAGCAGGTTTTACATCCGCAGGAAGAGTTCCGGCAGGAAGTGATGCGAGCTTCTCAAGAATCCTGCTTCTTGACCAGTAAAAATCCACCTTCTCATCGAAAATCACATATACAGTTGAAAAACCGAACATGGAATAACTGCGGACACTCTTCACCCCTGGAATTCCAAGAAGAGAAACGGTAAGAGGATATGTAATCTGATCCTCAACATCCTGAGGAGACCTCCCCATCCAGTCTGTAAAAACTATCTGCTGATTCTCCCCAATATCCGGTATCGCATCAACAGACACTGGATTTCTGGGCAGCCAGTCGATCTCCCAGTCAAACGGTGCCACGATTATCCCGGCTACGACAATGGCAATGGCAATAAGCGCCACAACCAGTTTGTTATCAAGGCAGAACCAGATAACCTTGTCCACTAAAGTCTCCGGTTTTTTATCATTTATATCCATTAATCACCTCGTTTTACAGACTATAATGAAAGGAGGTTTTTATCTCCATTCCGGCTCCCGCACTGCTTTTAATGCCCGGAAATTCTCTCTTTCTCTCCACATCTGAGCATTGCTTCACCGAAATATGGATTGTTAATGACCTCTGTTTCCTGTAACCAATAAGCTCCTTTGTTCGACAGAGCCATTGGACAGAAAGCAACATACCTCTGACCGCCCTGGTGTCTGTAATGCTTCTCAAGAGCGATTATCTGAGTTGATACTTTCTCAAACGCCACTCTGGCTCCGGTAAGATCTCCGATTTTTTCCACATGGGCAAGATCAGCAAGAAGAGCTTTACTGCTTACATTCCAGCCATTATACACCTTTCCTTTTCCCAACTTCACGTTAGATATAACTTTGCGTATCTCATCCAAACCTTTTCTCGCCTCATCGAGATCATCTTTAACCAGTGCACTGCTGGCCCTGAAATATGCTTTGTAAATTGCATCGAGCCCGGTACGGAATTCTGGAGACACCGAAACAGATGCTCTATCAGCTATCTGCATGCCTTCCTTTTTTCCTAATCCCGCATGTCCGGCGTGCATTGCTGAACCACTCCCTCCCACGGGATTCATCATGCTGGGTTTTGCCCGTATCTGCAGTTCACTGTCAATCCTGAAGGCACCGTTAACAACAACCTTTTCTCCTTCGGAAATTCCGGATTTAACAACATAGTAATCCCCTGCCCTCGGCCCCAGTACCACTTCCCTTCCCTCGTAAGTGGTTCCTTTCTCACTGGAAGCGGTTTCCACATAGATAATTGCTCTCTCACCGGTAAAAAGAGGAGCTGTTGCCGGAATGAGAAGAGGACTGAGTTTCCCGTTTCCTGAAGTAACATATCCCAGTGATTCAGCCGGAACCAGAGGCATTCCGCAGATATCACATGTCCCGGGGCCGTCCTTTACGATTTCCGGATGCATCGGGCTTATCCATTTCCCTTTCAGTGATGCATTATAAACGTTACCTGAGGCTGAAATCTGTGCCTTCGCCACAGCCCTCACAAGCATCTCCGGCTTCAGTTTACCACTGCTGTTATCCGTTACTACCCTTATCTTTACCGTGCGGGCCATGGGATCCACCATTGGATCAATAAAGGATACAGTACCACTGAAAGTCTCACCCGGAAATGCCTCAACTGTAAACTGAACCCTCTGCCCGACTCGCAGCCAGACAAGATCCGATTCGTATGCATTGAGCTCGATCCATAATTTCTTCAGATCCGCTATGGATAAAATCGGCACCCCTGTCTCCACATAACTCCCAGTAGTAGCCATCTTCTCTATTACCACTCCGCTCTGACTTGCTCTAATGGTCATGTGGTCTGATGGAGCACCCCGGGTCAACACAGCATCAAGTTCATCTTCGGAAAAACCAAGCAGACGAAGTTTCTCCTTTGCAGCCTCCAGTGTACCTCTGGCATTGGATTTCACAAGCTCACTTGCATCAGGAGAGATCGCCTCCACTGCTCTTGCTGCCCCAAGCAGTTCCTGCTGCAGCAAAACCAGCTCAGGGCTGTAGATTAACGCAAGATGATCACCTTTTTTTACCTCCATGCCGGTGTAATCAACAAAAAGCCTGTCAATCCGTCCCTTTACCCTTGATGAAATCGACTCTACTCGCCTCTCATCTATTACTACCTTTCCTGACATTCTTATCTCCGATGAGGCATTACGGCGGATTGCAGGCGCAGTCATTATTCCAGCCAGACGACGGGCACTTTCTGACAGGGTCAATTGACGCGGATTATCGTCTGCATCTCCCAGTGCATCGGTCTCCAGAGGAATCAGATCCATAAAACAAATCGGACACTTCCCCTGCTTGTTCAGTTTTATCTGAGGATGCATCGAGCAGGTCCAGAATGTCTCTTTACCATGGTCATGCCCTGTCTCCTTTTCCGACAGTTCCGCTTTACTGCCAACTTTTCCGCCTGTCCTGCTTCCGATCTGAAAACTGGAAACAGCGACAAGAATTACAAGAAGCGGGAAAATGATTTTTTTAATATTTACTTTTTTCATGAGACTCTCCGGATTCATAATTCTTTGATTTCAGTTTTTCCCCGCATTGCATCTATGGATGCAAGCTGTTTTCCGTTTCTTGCCCTTTCCTCAGCCAGATCTTTTTCCAGATCAAAAAGAGTCCTTTGAGCATCTAAAAGCTCGATAACCGGTATCAGACTGGTTCTGTAACCTGAATACATCAGCTCCAGAACCTGGCGTGCCTGAGGAATCAGCACATCTTTAAGTAAAGTAATTCTGCGCTGTGAATCAGTATATTCATTGAACATCTGCTTTGCTTCAGATAACATTGAATTCAGCATGTCCTCTCTCTGATTTTCCATCTTCTTCTGCATATCTGTTGAGCTTGAAATCTCTTTTCTTATCCTGTTAATCCAGAGCGGGACGTT from Fibrobacter sp. encodes the following:
- a CDS encoding efflux RND transporter permease subunit, whose protein sequence is MDINDKKPETLVDKVIWFCLDNKLVVALIAIAIVVAGIIVAPFDWEIDWLPRNPVSVDAIPDIGENQQIVFTDWMGRSPQDVEDQITYPLTVSLLGIPGVKSVRSYSMFGFSTVYVIFDEKVDFYWSRSRILEKLASLPAGTLPADVKPALGPDATALGQIFWYTLEGRDKDGNPTGGWDPQELRSIQDWHVRYALASAEGVSEVASIGGFVKEYQIDVDPDAMRAHDVMLEQVYHAVRMSNMDVGARTVEINRVEYMIRGIGFVKTISDLESAVIKVRNNTPVRVKDVAKVTLGPALRTGTLDKEGVEAVGGVVVSRYGKNPLQTIKNVKQKIGEISPGLPVKTLADGTESQVKIVPFYDRTGLIKETLGTLNEAIYLEILITIIVILIMVNNLGSSVLISGVLPLAVLMSFIGMKLFRVDANIVSLSGIAIAIGTIVDMGIILTENTIKHLDAASRDEDVKNVVYRAASEVGGAILTACSTTIVSFLPVFMMTASEGKLFKPLAYTKTFALASSIIVALTIIPPLAHILFMKKKIGTRTRVFWSIFAIIAGIAVMIKLSWWVGLITVASGTRFLLVNYLPDRWKMRLPLILNGICVAVIALLLALKWLPLGAGRSTLSNILFVAVFIGGLMGLFSQFGKYYPRFLSWFLERKYAFVLPVFLIVLTGACVWLGFSRVFFFLPEFISHTRPVVALAHAFPGLGKEYMPPLDEGSFLYMPTVMPHLSLGASQEIMNQQNVFIKAIPEVESVVGKIGRVESALDPAPTSMFETVITVKPEYILDQAGRRVRYKYDKKKKEFVLDEKGRLIPDKGGKPFRQWRPEIRHMDQIWEEIVKAAKMTGVTSAPRLQPIAARIVMLQSGMRAPMGIKVKGPSLEAIEEVGIKLGELLKEVPLVEPSAVIADRIAGKPYLEINIDREAIGRYGLRIEDVQNVIEIAAGGKGITSTIEGRERYGVRVRYPRELRDNPETLQRILVPAIDGAQIPLGQIASVSYRRGPDMIKGEETFLTSYVLFDKKPQYAEVDVVKAAESYIKSKIDSGELKLPAGVSYQFSGSYENQVRSEKTLALVLPLALFLIFLLLYFQFKRVSTTSLVFLGIITTWSGGFLLIWLYGQGWFMDFSLFGINLREIFNIHTINLSVAVWVGFLALFGIASDDGVLICTYLDQRFNGKKPSSIEEIRKMTVEAATRRVRPALMTSATTILALLPVLISTGRGADVMVPMAIPSFGGMLLELTTIFQAPILYCWLKEWEYRKRSN
- a CDS encoding DUF3347 domain-containing protein, which translates into the protein MKKVNIKKIIFPLLVILVAVSSFQIGSRTGGKVGSKAELSEKETGHDHGKETFWTCSMHPQIKLNKQGKCPICFMDLIPLETDALGDADDNPRQLTLSESARRLAGIMTAPAIRRNASSEIRMSGKVVIDERRVESISSRVKGRIDRLFVDYTGMEVKKGDHLALIYSPELVLLQQELLGAARAVEAISPDASELVKSNARGTLEAAKEKLRLLGFSEDELDAVLTRGAPSDHMTIRASQSGVVIEKMATTGSYVETGVPILSIADLKKLWIELNAYESDLVWLRVGQRVQFTVEAFPGETFSGTVSFIDPMVDPMARTVKIRVVTDNSSGKLKPEMLVRAVAKAQISASGNVYNASLKGKWISPMHPEIVKDGPGTCDICGMPLVPAESLGYVTSGNGKLSPLLIPATAPLFTGERAIIYVETASSEKGTTYEGREVVLGPRAGDYYVVKSGISEGEKVVVNGAFRIDSELQIRAKPSMMNPVGGSGSAMHAGHAGLGKKEGMQIADRASVSVSPEFRTGLDAIYKAYFRASSALVKDDLDEARKGLDEIRKVISNVKLGKGKVYNGWNVSSKALLADLAHVEKIGDLTGARVAFEKVSTQIIALEKHYRHQGGQRYVAFCPMALSNKGAYWLQETEVINNPYFGEAMLRCGEKERISGH